The following coding sequences lie in one Lysobacter capsici genomic window:
- a CDS encoding DUF3348 domain-containing protein has product MQAPRRATVRGPTFIRTLARLTIADVPPPARSLSDQLSQWVDWTHAVALSTALDGRPPAALLDDRILRSAEDDECARVRASLASAIVADRAFAAATPRGPGPASAASADVDETLDFPFYRQRYLALQQTMEAGVGRLRERLRAMLTHGTPGMVRLAAVDAVMERALGRRERALLSAAPTLLGQHFERLREAALVAADAQATADAQLAPSTAWLETFRKDMREVLLAELDVRLQPAQGLLAALRTHAKNSHA; this is encoded by the coding sequence ATGCAAGCACCTCGACGGGCTACGGTTCGCGGCCCGACGTTCATCCGCACGCTCGCTCGCCTGACCATCGCCGACGTTCCACCGCCCGCGCGATCGTTGTCGGATCAGCTGAGCCAATGGGTCGATTGGACCCACGCCGTGGCGCTGTCCACGGCGCTCGACGGCAGGCCGCCCGCGGCGCTGCTCGACGATCGGATCCTGCGCAGCGCCGAAGACGACGAGTGCGCGCGCGTGCGCGCGTCGCTGGCGAGCGCGATCGTCGCCGATCGCGCATTCGCCGCGGCGACGCCGCGTGGGCCGGGGCCGGCCAGCGCCGCGAGCGCCGACGTGGACGAAACGCTGGATTTCCCGTTCTACCGTCAGCGCTATCTCGCCCTGCAACAGACCATGGAAGCCGGTGTCGGCCGCCTGCGCGAGCGCCTGCGCGCGATGCTGACCCACGGCACGCCCGGCATGGTCCGGCTCGCCGCCGTGGATGCGGTCATGGAACGGGCCTTGGGCCGGCGCGAGCGGGCCTTGTTGTCGGCGGCGCCGACCCTGCTGGGCCAGCACTTCGAGCGCCTGCGTGAAGCCGCGCTGGTGGCCGCCGACGCGCAGGCGACCGCCGACGCGCAGCTCGCGCCATCCACCGCGTGGCTCGAGACATTTCGCAAGGACATGCGCGAGGTACTGCTCGCCGAACTGGACGTTCGCCTACAACCGGCGCAAGGCCTGCTCGCGGC